One part of the Odontesthes bonariensis isolate fOdoBon6 chromosome 13, fOdoBon6.hap1, whole genome shotgun sequence genome encodes these proteins:
- the clic2 gene encoding chloride intracellular channel protein 2 — translation MALRQNSDKEPSIELFIKAGHDGENVGNCPFCQRLFMVLWLKGVKFTVTTVDMRKKPAELKDLAPGTNPPFLLYNGTLKTDFIKIEEFLEQMLAPPRYPHLSPLNKESFDVGADIFAKFSAFIKNSPNNTFQEKNLLREFKRLDDYLNSPLPEEIDHNSTETITVSKRKFLDGDGLTLADCNLLPKLHVIRIAAKKYCGFDIPTQFTGVWRYLQNAYEREEFKQTCPADIEIEKAYFSVANTRK, via the exons ATGGCACTTCGGCAGAACTCAGACAAGGAGCCAAGCATCGAGCTTTTCATTAAG GCTGGACACGATGGCGAGAACGTGGGGAACTGCCCCTTCTGCCAGAGGCTCTTCATGGTGCTGTGGCTGAAAGGAGTCAAGTTTACAGTGACCACTGTTGATATGAGGAA GAAGCCTGCCGAGCTCAAGGACCTGGCCCCTGGGACTAACCCTcctttcctcctctacaacGGCACCCTTAAAACAGACTTCATCAAAATAGAGGAGTTTCTCGAGCAAATGCTGGCCCCTCCCAG GTATCCTCATCTCAGCCCACTAAACAAAGAGTCATTTGACGTAGGCGCTGACATTTTTGCAAAGTTTTCCGCCTTCATCAAGAACAGCCCAAACAACACCT TTCAGGAGAAAAACCTGCTGCGGGAGTTTAAACGTCTGGATGACTACTTAAACTCCCCCCTCCCCGAGGAGATCGACCACAACTCTACCGAAACCATCACCGTCTCCAAGAGGAAGTTTCTGGACGGAGACGGCCTCACCTTAGCGGACTGTAACCTGCTGCCCAAGCTGCACGTTATCAGG ATTGCTGCCAAAAAGTACTGCGGCTTTGACATTCCCACCCAATTCACAGGCGTTTGGAGATACCTTCAAAACGCCTACGAGAGAGAGGAGTTCAAACAGACGTGTCCTGCAGACATCGAAATTGAGAAGGCTTACTTCAGCGTGGCCAACACCAGGAAATAA
- the urp1 gene encoding urotensin-related peptide 1, producing the protein MLSLALFYLVAVICSATWTHPLPLYTETSLEPQADFIQKLVSEVDDGANTAEGEQREVNNLYPLLMQQNGGRDSWNKGAKDSAQPDRFANMVEDLKEVVLKLAAADKLRSQGFLRSEQSLPKTNKRACFWKYCVTN; encoded by the exons ATGCTTTCTTTAGCTCTGTTTTACCTCGTCGCTGTGATTTGTTCTGCAACATGGACACATCCTCTGCCCCTGTACACTGAAACCAGCCTGGAGCCACAAGCAG ATTTCATTCAGAAATTAGTGTCAGAAGTGGACGATGGAGCCAACACTGCTGAGGGGGAGCAGAGAGAGGTGAATAATCTGTATCCTTTACTGATGCAGCAGAACGGAGGGAGAGACTCCTGGAATAAAG GGGCAAAAGATTCAGCACAACCGGATAGGTTTGCAAATATG GTTGAGGACCTGAAAGAAGTCGTTTTGAAGCTGGCGGCGGCCGACAAGCTTCGCTCTCAGGGTTTTCTCCGATCAGAACAGAGTCTCCCGAAAACAAACAAGAGAG CATGTTTCTGGAAGTACTGCGTGACCAACTAG
- the c1galt1c1 gene encoding C1GALT1-specific chaperone 1: protein MLAEGGSFVKGMVMGSIFYLVLSLISSFSPITESGTDEHHHHHVKAASKEELKHLSTGETQELNNQVRVYCVIMVQPKNIIYWATALDTWSKHCDKAVFYTSESSKALEAVDLKEKDDWVRLRKALKHAYENAGDLRWFFVAQPSTFAIIENLKYLVLSKDPDEPFYLGKAVKSGELEYVEYESGIVLSYNALKRLVNVFQDEEKCPEKGRALWKLSEDKQLAVCLKYTGVFAENGEDAHGKGLFNSKSVDSLITDSMKDNPTNVVEGCCSDMAVTFSGMSPNQMQVMMFGVYRLRPYGHDFNDWLTFYPPEGSDND, encoded by the coding sequence ATGTTGGCTGAGGGAGGCTCTTTCGTGAAGGGGATGGTCATGGGGAGCATTTTCTACCTGGTGCTGTCACTCATAAGTAGTTTTAGCCCCATCACTGAGTCTGGGACAGATgagcaccatcatcatcacGTCAAGGCAGCAAGTAAAGAGGAGCTCAAACACTTATCGACCGGTGAAACACAGGAACTGAACAATCAAGTACGGGTCTATTGTGTGATCATGGTTCAGCCAAAGAACATCATTTACTGGGCTACCGCTTTGGACACTTGGAGCAAACACTGTGACAAGGCTGTGTTTTACACCTCAGAGTCCTCGAAGGCGCTCGAGGCGGTAGACCTTAAAGAAAAGGATGACTGGGTTCGGTTGCGTAAAGCTCTGAAACACGCTTATGAGAACGCTGGCGACCTGCGCTGGTTCTTTGTGGCACAACCAAGCACATTTGCCATCATTGAGAATCTGAAGTATCTTGTGCTCAGTAAGGATCCAGATGAACCGTTCTACTTGGGCAAAGCTGTGAAGTCAGGGGAGCTTGAGTATGTGGAGTATGAAAGTGGCATTGTTCTAAGCTATAATGCTCTGAAAAGGCTGGTGAATGTGTTCCAGGACGAGGAGAAATGTCCAGAAAAAGGGCGCGCTTTGTGGAAGCTGAGTGAAGACAAGCAGCTGGCCGTGTGCCTCAAATATACAGGTGTGTTTGCAGAGAACGGAGAAGACGCACACGGAAAGGGCCTGTTCAACAGCAAGAGTGTCGACAGCCTGATCACAGACAGCATGAAGGACAACCCCACTAATGTAGTGGAGGGCTGCTGCTCCGACATGGCAGTCACGTTCAGCGGGATGTCCCCAAATCAGATGCAGGTTATGATGTTTGGAGTTTACAGACTTCGTCCATACGGCCACGATTTCAATGACTGGTTAACATTTTACCCCCCAGAAGGTTCGGACAATGACTAG